Within Salvia splendens isolate huo1 chromosome 21, SspV2, whole genome shotgun sequence, the genomic segment aacatatcagctGGTCCAGCGTacgcaagctgccggattgcagcggtgcacttctgaagCGTATACAACCCGATCCGGCCAGCGCAATcactccggagggtgaagcaccggtaacgctctgccaaattcgtcgctatatggttgaagaaccgttgcgacattctgaatcgccgacggaaaatctcgggtggataacgggggttatccacaaagtagtccgccattagacgctggtgcgctccactatggtctcgttggatggtccgCCGACGGCTAATTGCACAAAGGATCGCACCCTCCGCCACTTCCGTCGCGCGCGCCGCTTCCTCCTCCGCGGCCTCGTactgcacctcttgaatcagagaattccacgcgtcgttccacaaatcgtccatttcagtccacaaattctagtgagagaaTGTATGAGTGATGAAGAggtggaatgatgtgaaaataatgaaaggaatgaggtgtatttataggtaaattaaattgaattaaaaaaaattaaacgtcCGCCCCGGAACGGCGCGCCGGGCACCACCCCGCTATAGGCCGGCGCGCCTATCGCCCCGTGGGAGAGgcaccggcgcgtcctcgcacaaAAATCGTCTGATGACCATCCGCCCCGGAAATTTCGTCCACCTCGGGGCGGACGTTCTCCCCACTATAGATAGGCCAGCCGTCGCCCCTGCCGGGCCATAGGCGCTGACAttatagtggatacccttatATTGAGACTTTTAGTGTACAAATAATTGGCGATCGACTTATTGCGCCTATTGTGTGTTTCAGTGCAGGTTGGAGAAAGAGAGCAGAAATGGCTTATGCATTAATCGTTTCTCTGAAACAGACGTTAGAGCCCCTTCTTGATTCAGCTCGATCAAGAATTCAAATTTCCAGCTCGGAGCTTCAACCGATTTACGAAGACCTCTGTTACCTAAAGTCATTTTTTGATAAAGTGAAATCTTTAGAAGACAGCAACAGCGTTGAGGAACTGGAAAAAGATGTAAAGGATGTTTTGCAGAATGCTCGAGATCTGATAGAATCCCATTTATCAGATGTAGTTCATTCTGCAGGAGATGGGAGTTGGAATAGTTCAGCTGGGTTTTCCCCAAAAATGGTGAAAGTCAAAGATAAACTCTCTCCCTTTATCGATGTGTTGAAGGCCAAGGAAAATGAGCTCACAGGAAACCAGCAATTGCCTCCTGATGTTGTCGTTCCTGTTCCTGTTCTATCAAGAATCAACCACGAGATTGTGGAATTGGAATATGAAGTAGAAATGTTGCAAAAACGTCTTTTGGAGCCAGATTCCAGCCTACAGGTTTGCTATATTGTCGGGATGTTTGGTATTGGTAAGACTACTCTTGCCAAGAAGGTATATAACAATGAAGATACTGTTTACAAGTTCCATATGCGCTTATTTGTTGAAATAGGTGTAAAATATAAGTTGGAAGAGTTATTGCTGCGTCTTCTTCGTCCATTATTACGAGAGAGGATTTCAGAAGTAAAGAAAGAAGAGACGGTTCATGAATTAGGGGACCGTCTCAGGGAATCTTTATCTCATATGACTTATCTGGTTGTATTAGATGACTTAAGGGATATGCAAGTATGGGAACAACTCCGACCATACTTTCCAAATGTGGTAAATGGTAGTCGAATCATGATTACAACTAGGATGACGAATATGGATTGCTTTAGAAAATATATTCACCAAAAGCGCCTCTTGACGCATCAGGCAAGTTGGTTGTTGTTTTATCAGATAGCATTCTCTAACATGAAGATGGATATGTATCAGAAGAAGGGATATATGGATATCGGATGGGAAATTGCGGGAAACATGGGCGGACTTCCCTTGGCACTAGTCGAGATTGGTGAAGTCGTATCTAAGCTACCAAAAACAGTGGAGTGTTGGAGGAAAGTTGCTCAAAATATGAATTCACATATTCAGGAAACAAGCATCCCAAAGGCTGTGAATGCTGGATTGCCTCAGCTTTTAAAGGCATGCTTTCTCTATTTGTGCCTATTCCAACGTCACTATGATATCCCAACTTCTACACTCATAAAATTATGGGTTGCTGAGGGATTCATCGAGCCTGAAGCAGATCAAAGCTTGGAACAAATAGCTGAGGAGTATCTGGAGGACCTTGTTTCCAGAAGTCTTGTTATAGTTCATGAGAGGAGCTACACTGGTCGAATCAAAACCTGTGGAATGATCCATGAGCTCGTTTGGGATGTCTGTGTCACTGAAGCTGAGCAGCAAAAATTATTCTGTATTGTA encodes:
- the LOC121784608 gene encoding putative late blight resistance protein homolog R1A-3, with product MAYALIVSLKQTLEPLLDSARSRIQISSSELQPIYEDLCYLKSFFDKVKSLEDSNSVEELEKDVKDVLQNARDLIESHLSDVVHSAGDGSWNSSAGFSPKMVKVKDKLSPFIDVLKAKENELTGNQQLPPDVVVPVPVLSRINHEIVELEYEVEMLQKRLLEPDSSLQVCYIVGMFGIGKTTLAKKVYNNEDTVYKFHMRLFVEIGVKYKLEELLLRLLRPLLRERISEVKKEETVHELGDRLRESLSHMTYLVVLDDLRDMQVWEQLRPYFPNVVNGSRIMITTRMTNMDCFRKYIHQKRLLTHQASWLLFYQIAFSNMKMDMYQKKGYMDIGWEIAGNMGGLPLALVEIGEVVSKLPKTVECWRKVAQNMNSHIQETSIPKAVNAGLPQLLKACFLYLCLFQRHYDIPTSTLIKLWVAEGFIEPEADQSLEQIAEEYLEDLVSRSLVIVHERSYTGRIKTCGMIHELVWDVCVTEAEQQKLFCIVNEGTSTKNQRRLSIQSDVAVGVTGSGRLRSLVFVCADAEHQDPLPVFERVKWLRVLHALPIRFNKFPDQVLKLVRLRYLAITFDGELPSSISTLWDLQVLIIISKQGTNSPVFLPLEIWELQKLRHLHCMGFDLPLPSADLHLMKLLTLSGVSFRTCVDGVLARIPNVIKLGIRFNPADHTVEVSGFQAVFSYLYHLESFKCGVTNQSEAAFSLLRFPSGLIKLTLGGSGFLWDEHTSIISDLPHLQVLKLRWRAFCGPKWELYEGGFPWLKILVLEDLDIEQLIAESNHFPVLQKLLIRRCYKLQEIPIEMGDIPTLEVIEVKDCCESLIESVRHIKREQEELGNEDLLIRIL